In Azospirillaceae bacterium, a genomic segment contains:
- the smpB gene encoding SsrA-binding protein SmpB: protein MARADERKYAAQNRRARFDFFINETIEAGIMLTGTEVKALRAGRVSIAESYAGERNGELYLINAHFPEYQQAGQFFQHEPRRARKLLVRRREMDKLFAAIRRDGVTLVPLSIYFSDRGYAKVEIGVAKGKKKGDKRETEKERDWQRDKARLMRAKG, encoded by the coding sequence ATGGCACGCGCCGACGAACGTAAATACGCCGCCCAGAATCGGCGCGCCCGCTTCGACTTTTTCATCAACGAAACGATCGAGGCGGGCATCATGCTGACCGGCACGGAGGTGAAGGCCCTGCGCGCCGGTCGGGTCAGCATCGCCGAGTCCTATGCCGGTGAGCGGAATGGGGAGTTGTACCTGATCAACGCCCACTTCCCGGAATACCAGCAGGCCGGCCAGTTCTTCCAACATGAGCCCCGCCGCGCCCGCAAGCTGCTGGTCCGCCGGCGGGAGATGGACAAGCTGTTCGCCGCCATCCGCCGCGATGGCGTGACGCTGGTGCCGCTGTCGATCTATTTCAGCGACCGCGGCTACGCCAAGGTCGAGATCGGCGTCGCCAAGGGCAAGAAGAAGGGCGACAAGCGCGAGACGGAGAAGGAACGCGACTGGCAGCGCGACAAGGCGCGCCTGATGCGGGCGAAGGGGTAA